A stretch of the Desulfobacter sp. genome encodes the following:
- a CDS encoding ABC transporter substrate-binding protein, whose protein sequence is MTTPRPDRHILKPHKRIRALMALVVCLVLGLSGIGQVEQVADQKGRILTFSTPFKRIISLYGAHTENLFYLGAETQLVGVSINDTYPEQVRTKQDFSYHDDLEKFLSVQPDLILIRPMIENGYPKLIHQLRSYGITVISLQPSSVEQMYDYWLALGKLTGKNKAAQALVLKFKENISNIQERTQKISPKKRVYFQSIHTRMKTFTPEAMPIFALETAGGINVATDARASRNTNVAIYGKEQILAKANQIDVFLAQKGIMNPVEKKNIMNEPGFHIIKAIKKNQVFLIDESIVSRPVPRLYQGILAIGNLLYPEIFTGMTKQKGVL, encoded by the coding sequence GTCTGCCTAGTGCTCGGACTGTCAGGCATAGGCCAGGTAGAGCAGGTGGCTGACCAAAAAGGCAGGATCTTGACTTTTTCAACACCTTTTAAACGGATTATTTCCCTGTACGGGGCCCACACTGAAAACCTCTTTTATTTAGGGGCAGAGACCCAGCTTGTCGGGGTATCCATCAATGACACCTATCCTGAACAGGTAAGGACAAAACAAGACTTTTCCTACCATGATGATCTTGAAAAGTTTCTGTCGGTCCAACCGGATCTGATTCTGATCCGCCCCATGATCGAAAACGGATACCCAAAACTCATTCACCAGCTTCGATCCTATGGAATCACGGTTATTTCACTTCAACCTTCTAGTGTTGAGCAGATGTATGACTATTGGCTGGCCTTGGGAAAGCTTACGGGAAAAAACAAGGCTGCCCAGGCACTGGTTTTAAAGTTTAAAGAAAATATTTCCAACATCCAAGAAAGAACCCAAAAAATCTCTCCTAAAAAAAGGGTATACTTCCAGTCCATCCATACCCGGATGAAGACCTTTACCCCGGAAGCCATGCCTATTTTTGCCCTGGAAACTGCCGGGGGCATCAATGTGGCAACTGATGCACGGGCCTCCAGAAACACCAACGTGGCCATTTACGGAAAAGAACAGATCCTGGCCAAAGCAAACCAAATTGATGTATTTCTGGCCCAAAAGGGTATTATGAACCCGGTGGAAAAGAAAAATATCATGAACGAACCTGGATTTCACATCATCAAGGCAATAAAAAAAAACCAGGTCTTTTTAATTGACGAAAGCATTGTTTCCCGACCGGTCCCAAGACTCTACCAAGGGATTCTGGCCATTGGGAACCTGCTCTATCCTGAAATTTTTACTGGTATGACAAAACAAAAGGGTGTTTTATGA
- the cobI gene encoding precorrin-2 C(20)-methyltransferase: protein MKPNGKLFGVGVGPGDPELITVKAVRVIKEADVIFTAASSKNPYSLAVEIASPYISKSATTKQLGFPMTKHSQNVEAAWTANANEIAAVLKQGQKAVFLTLGDPTTYSTFGYILKKMNQVMPEADIETIPGITSFHAASARLNRILVEGEQSLLVTSGAYGGEQIRKIPGVENVAIVKAYKNIKDLNQSLRETGLYPKSVAVSKCGRDHEKIIENIGELETRDPDYWTLILASR from the coding sequence ATGAAACCTAATGGCAAATTATTCGGTGTCGGGGTCGGCCCCGGAGACCCTGAACTGATAACGGTTAAAGCCGTCAGGGTAATCAAAGAGGCAGATGTTATCTTTACCGCAGCCTCCAGCAAAAACCCCTACAGCCTGGCCGTTGAAATTGCCTCGCCATATATTTCAAAGTCAGCAACGACAAAACAACTGGGCTTCCCCATGACCAAACATTCCCAAAATGTTGAAGCCGCCTGGACAGCCAATGCAAATGAAATTGCAGCCGTTCTCAAACAGGGGCAAAAAGCGGTCTTTCTTACACTTGGGGATCCAACCACCTATTCAACCTTTGGGTATATATTAAAAAAAATGAACCAGGTCATGCCAGAAGCCGATATAGAAACCATTCCAGGCATCACCTCGTTTCATGCCGCCTCAGCCCGGTTAAACCGGATTTTAGTTGAGGGAGAACAATCCCTGCTCGTAACGTCCGGCGCATATGGGGGAGAGCAAATCCGCAAAATTCCGGGTGTTGAAAATGTGGCCATTGTCAAGGCCTATAAAAACATCAAAGATCTAAACCAGTCGTTAAGGGAAACCGGGCTTTACCCCAAAAGTGTTGCCGTTTCAAAATGCGGAAGGGACCACGAAAAGATCATTGAAAACATAGGTGAGCTGGAAACCCGGGATCCTGATTATTGGACATTAATTCTGGCCTCAAGATGA
- a CDS encoding nucleoside recognition protein, with product MKTKTIQFKKLGLSFLVSIGIMAIGLASFEAIKIDILVARLLFPLTRLILFICLGLMAGQAIEILGWTREVAVLARPFFKFSNMGIYCSAAFTTAFLSGASANAMLLDFYEEKKISKIQLFLSNYLNQFPAFFLHLPTTMFIVLPLTGRAGGLYFLLTFLATLLRTLIFLLFGHFYLSPRTAAAGDSPGEGQAKQGRHADPRTVIAKIRQKLPGRVVKILIWVLPIYTIVFVFHMAGVFNALNQALSAHISIEFMPVESLSVVILSFAAEFTSGFAAAGALLDAGVLTVKQTVLALLMGNILAFPIRALRHQLPRYMGIFSPKMGLQLLLSGQFFRVTSLILTGLIYYWVT from the coding sequence ATGAAAACCAAGACCATTCAGTTCAAAAAACTCGGGCTCTCTTTTTTGGTTTCAATCGGTATCATGGCCATAGGACTTGCCTCTTTTGAGGCCATAAAAATAGATATTCTGGTTGCAAGACTTCTCTTTCCCCTGACCCGGTTAATCTTGTTTATCTGTTTGGGGCTTATGGCAGGGCAGGCCATTGAAATCCTTGGCTGGACAAGGGAGGTGGCGGTATTGGCCCGGCCTTTTTTTAAATTTTCCAACATGGGGATTTATTGCAGCGCCGCCTTTACAACCGCCTTTTTATCCGGGGCCTCAGCCAATGCCATGCTCCTTGATTTTTATGAAGAAAAAAAGATATCAAAAATCCAACTTTTTCTTTCCAACTATCTGAATCAGTTCCCTGCATTTTTCCTTCATCTGCCCACAACCATGTTTATCGTTCTGCCCCTCACGGGCAGGGCCGGCGGACTCTATTTTCTGCTGACCTTTCTGGCCACCTTGCTTCGAACACTGATATTTTTATTGTTCGGACATTTTTATTTAAGCCCCCGGACCGCTGCCGCAGGAGATTCACCAGGGGAGGGCCAGGCAAAGCAAGGCCGGCACGCAGATCCCAGGACCGTCATCGCCAAGATCCGGCAAAAACTGCCTGGCCGGGTCGTCAAAATATTAATTTGGGTCTTGCCCATTTACACCATTGTATTTGTTTTCCATATGGCCGGGGTTTTCAACGCTTTAAACCAGGCGTTATCCGCCCATATCAGCATTGAATTCATGCCGGTGGAATCCTTATCCGTTGTTATTTTAAGTTTTGCCGCAGAATTCACCTCCGGGTTTGCTGCGGCAGGCGCGCTGTTGGATGCCGGGGTTCTCACGGTGAAACAAACGGTTTTAGCCCTTTTAATGGGCAACATCCTTGCCTTTCCCATCAGGGCTCTCAGGCACCAGCTGCCAAGGTATATGGGAATATTTTCTCCCAAAATGGGATTGCAATTATTATTATCCGGCCAGTTTTTCCGTGTGACCAGTTTGATTTTAACCGGGCTAATCTACTATTGGGTGACATAA
- the cbiE gene encoding precorrin-6y C5,15-methyltransferase (decarboxylating) subunit CbiE: MNPVHVIGIGQGLCDLTSDHFKIIEQCDLLIGGQRLIAMFKGQRKETLTVKSNLSAVVLTIQEQMAVKKIVVLASGDPLFYGIGSILCRKIPDKHLCIHPNITSVGAAFSAICQPWQDAKIVSLHSSTDREFSFPSLALETKVAFLTGPEKDPGFIAEKLIEYQLDGFRVCVLENLGHPDKEKISWFTEYKQILEQGFFHPNIVILLKPENKIVSHETYIGMPDAFFRHTKGLITKSEVRSISLSKLKLVKKDHVLWDIGSGSGSVGIEAAIQIPWGQTYAVEKNQDRIPDIIHNIKIFNQPNVKVVHLDFPEGHQSLKSPDRIFIGGGGKNLEKIISCACDRIRPKGVIVINTVIIESMETAMTTLERHGFSPELIQVQISKSKPMPYGRRMNALNPVWIISGTNPLTQKAKK; this comes from the coding sequence ATGAATCCTGTACACGTTATCGGTATTGGGCAGGGTCTTTGCGACCTGACCTCAGATCATTTTAAAATCATTGAGCAATGCGACCTTCTCATTGGCGGCCAGCGCCTTATTGCCATGTTCAAAGGCCAGAGGAAAGAAACCTTAACCGTCAAATCAAATCTTTCTGCCGTTGTATTAACCATACAAGAACAAATGGCTGTTAAAAAGATTGTGGTTCTGGCATCAGGAGATCCCTTGTTTTACGGTATTGGATCAATCCTTTGTCGAAAAATCCCGGACAAACATCTTTGTATCCACCCCAATATCACCTCGGTGGGGGCAGCATTCTCCGCCATTTGCCAGCCCTGGCAGGACGCAAAAATCGTCAGTCTCCACAGCAGTACAGACCGTGAGTTTTCCTTTCCATCCCTTGCCCTTGAAACCAAAGTTGCTTTTTTGACCGGCCCGGAAAAAGATCCCGGATTCATTGCAGAAAAACTCATTGAATACCAGCTGGACGGATTCCGGGTCTGCGTACTTGAGAACCTGGGCCACCCTGACAAGGAAAAAATATCCTGGTTTACAGAGTACAAACAGATCCTGGAACAAGGGTTTTTCCACCCAAACATCGTGATCTTATTAAAACCTGAAAACAAGATTGTTTCACATGAAACATACATTGGCATGCCCGACGCTTTTTTCCGCCATACCAAGGGGCTGATCACAAAATCCGAAGTGCGAAGTATTTCATTGTCAAAACTAAAACTGGTCAAAAAAGACCATGTGCTGTGGGATATCGGATCTGGGTCCGGGTCTGTGGGCATTGAGGCTGCCATCCAAATCCCGTGGGGACAGACCTATGCCGTTGAGAAAAACCAAGACCGGATACCAGATATTATCCACAACATTAAAATATTCAACCAGCCCAATGTCAAAGTTGTCCACCTGGATTTCCCAGAAGGTCACCAATCCCTTAAAAGCCCGGACCGGATCTTTATCGGCGGCGGCGGCAAAAACCTGGAAAAAATCATTTCATGCGCCTGTGACAGGATCCGGCCCAAAGGCGTTATTGTGATCAACACCGTGATCATTGAAAGTATGGAAACCGCAATGACCACCCTTGAAAGACACGGGTTTTCACCGGAACTGATACAGGTTCAGATATCCAAATCAAAACCCATGCCCTATGGCAGGCGAATGAACGCCCTGAATCCTGTCTGGATTATTTCAGGCACCAATCCTTTAACCCAAAAGGCTAAAAAATAA